Proteins from a genomic interval of Fusarium oxysporum Fo47 chromosome I, complete sequence:
- a CDS encoding uncharacterized protein (expressed protein), translating into MLSLEDLPVPTVEKQVDIGRELVIPWIHRELTLGTGFSSKLISTPNPWITARSPFNIDELRKQRLLYDGKVEGRHNFRDAESTSHSTGMEHTSGSLGVAVGCSFLSASVTGSYDKTVLETKDTYSVSRTCLVRDGVIRFKAEPRLSYEAEKLLREPNGQAKFQDVYGDYYVSCYILGGDAGVYVATSDDTVDTKTKEKVTVKVKVLFFTASKTFETEKSTHDETFQVTMSGYDTLTNTCHGYPSKKEGLDKVSQAQFNEVRRQSIGYLQNVDKLPFRVRERMRDLRLVNDQDELEWSQCSDICRAGLVVQVILMPYRYLRDYQIALYRN; encoded by the exons ATGTTATCTCTAGAAGACCTTCCGGTGCCTACTGTAGAGAAGCAGGTTGACATTGGCAGAGAGCTTGTCATCCCATGGATTCATCGAGAGCTCACCTTAGGCACTGGCTTCTCATCAAAACTTATATCTACACCAAATCCTTGGATCACGGCCAGATCTCCCTTCAACATTGACGAGCTCAGAAAGCAGCGACTGCTTTATGACGGCAAAGTGGAGGGTAGACATAATTTTCGCGATGCTGAGTCCACCTCTCACTCCACTGGCATGGAGCATACCAGTGGCAGTTTGGGAGTGGCAGTTGGATGCTCATTCCTGAGTGCAAGCGTGACAGGATCGTATGACAAGACAGTCCTAGAGACCAAAGAT ACGTATAGCGTGTCGCGCACCTGTTTGGTCCGCGATGGAGTGATAAGGTTCAAAGCAGAACCTCGTCTTTCGTATGAAGCAGAAAAACTGCTGAGAGAGCCCAATGGCCAAGCCAAATTTCAGGACGTCTACGGCGACTACTACGTTTCGTGCTACATCCTGGGAGGGGATGCAGGTGTTTACGTGGCTACAAGCGACGACACTGTCGATACTAAAACGAAGGAAAAAGTGACTGTGAAAGTCAAGGTCTTGTTTTTCACAGCCAGCAAAACCTTTGAGACAGAAAAGTCAACACATGACGAGACTTTTCAGGTGACTATGAGCGGCTATGACACACTGACCAACACTTGCCACGGTTACCCATCGAAAAAGGAGGGCTTGGACAAGGTTTCTCAAGCTCAGTTTAATGAGGTGAGAAGACAGAGTATAGGATATCTCCAGAATGTAGATAAACTGCCTTTTCGTGTCCGTGAGCGAATGCGGGATTTACGGCTAGTTAATGACCAGGATGAGTTGGAGTGGTCTCAATGTTCAGATATTTGTCGGGCTGGGTTAGTAGTCCAGGTGATTCTGATGCCATATCGTTACTTGAGGGACTATCAGATAGCGCTGTACAGGAATTAG